Genomic segment of Candoia aspera isolate rCanAsp1 chromosome 2, rCanAsp1.hap2, whole genome shotgun sequence:
gctattttatttctaaatagtTTCTTAATTTGCTACATGGATTAAGGTGGATTCTTTGCTTTGAACCTCCATGTAATGCCTCCTGAATATGCCTTCTTTCCTTTAAATAGGTAGATAGGAATGTATGTAAGAACCACTTCACTTTGTTCTTCAATGCAAGTTGACCcccattttactttttatttaagatcacattacattttatataaaacTCATTCACATATGAAGAAACTTACAACACctttatgtttaaaaatgtattattacatatatttttgAGAATGAATTACAGTCCATTTCATTAGATGGGCTGTGACCCACAAAAACTTAGGCAATAATACAATGTTAAGTCCTTTTTGTTATTCTTACAGAAAGTacgtgaaataaatattttattttatttgctttttgctttctgttaccagtattattaaaaataatggctTAAAAGAGTTACCTACTTAGTCCACATGATGCATGATTCTCTGCTCTCTTCTGACCAAATGCGGGCTGTCCAATCCCCAACAGTCAAAAAGTTCTTGGGGTAGAAAGGATTTCTAGACAGAGCATAAATGGGGCCGTGGTGTCCACTGTATGTGCAGACAATTTTTTCAGCAGGTGTCTTTGCCTTGCGATTACAAGAAATTACTATCCCTTGCTCTGTTCCCACCATGAATTTGGTTGGCTGTGGAATGCCAATGAAAAGTTATAGTTACTTACATATTTGGAACTTCTATTTGCTGGACAAATAAAACCTCTTAAGGAACAGCAATAACCATTTGATATGAAAGACAAGCTCTATGATATTGGAAATACAAATACACCTTTCAGAGAATTGCATGAAACAAACCTCATAATTTAGAAGCAAAAAGGATTGGAGAAATGATGTCTGCTACCCTAGACAGGTAGTTTATAATTCTGTAGCAAAGCATGGATGGGGTGGGGGTTTAATATTTTCTCAATGCAGGGGGAAAGTCCTGTTTCTTTCATGAACTTGTAGGAACTTACTTTCTTTGAAAGCTCTGATGTTAGATctggactgtgtgtgtgtgagagagagagagagagagagaccacatGTGAGAGAGGGAGATGTACTAATTAATTTAGCCACCCTGCTGTTTCTCAGAAAACTAGTCATCTTGATCAGGGATTTGCTTGACCATGtaacaaaggaaaaaggaggTTTATCCAGATCTGTTCCTACTGGCTATAGTGATTAGGCTACAGCAATTAGACCCCTAGTAAGCTATAATTGGTTTCCCACCCCACGCCCCAAGTAGCAGTCTCTTTGGAACAAGAAGATTTAACCCAgcattaaaaaatgtattttcatgaacATGGAAGTGAGCAATATATTGCCAGTTGGATCTGAAGGATAAATAATCCCATTGGTACTGACTACACAGTTGTCAAGTTTCATACATAGACTTCAAAAAAGGAGGCTGAAAATGTGACTGCATACAGTTACATTTGAATGGAAGGCCCTCTACAGTAGCAGTCCACTCACTGTGTCAGGGTTATTCAGTGCTTGTCAACTCTCCCAATAAATCCTGGGATCTAAAGCCCCAGCAACATGATATTTATACccattccctgccttgagttatttataaaaataataaaggcgggataaaaaaaatctaatagtaATGTCTTCTAACTGCATGTTTTTAAGCAGATTTTCATTGTCCCCCATACTATCCACACACTCTTGCGCTATGAGTTGCATCCCCAAAAGTCATTTCCCGACTTATACGTAGTAATCACTAAGAACAGATCCAGGCTTCCAAAATATGAAGGAGCTTTAAGCTCAGCAtcacacatatatatttttaaggggaaaaaagatcagAAGGGGTCTTGCATTTTCACCTCATCACCTTTCTCTAAAGTCTTACTggcaaaacaaaagaatgaaagaaagagtaGTAAAGTGTTGTGGCTTTCTGGCAGAGAAAGAattgaaagagaaagaacagaGGAAATAGATAAGTAAAGGGTAGGGGTGAATAGAAGAGAGAAAAACTAAGGAAGAGAGGAACCATTGGGGGTGCTGGGCAAGATACCCCCCTAGTATCAGCTGTGGCAAAACCATCAACTTTATCATCATTCTCTACTACTCTGCTATCTACTCTCAATATATTAGGAATATATtactataattatatataaatatacttatatttctagaaaaaaagtaaaacagcaCAAAAGTTCTGAATTACAGTTTATAAAAAATTTCCATGTATATGGAAAGGATGCCCTGTTTAATGCTTGATAGGAAATCAGTTCAGATTTTAAAATCCATTACTtcatgcatatttttctttttctttactaacTAGGTATTAtaattttcagagaaaaaatTCAAAGGAAGAAATAAGAACCAATATTAATAAAAGGACAAGTTTAAAGCATATTAAAACATAATGATATATAAAAAACCCAATATAAGCAATGAAATACTGGTGGATAGCCAACAaatctcagatgaacaacaaATCTAAAATACAACACTACTAAtatagctaaacctcaaaaaaaccaagattatggcaaccagcttgattgataactggcaaatagagggagaaaatgtagaagcagtgaaagactttgtattcctaggtgcaaagattactgcagatgctgactgcagtcaggaaatcagaagacgcttaatccttggaagaagagcaatgacaaatctcgataaaatagttaagagcagagacatcacactgacaacaaaggcccgcatagttaaagcaatggtgttccctgtagtaacatatggctgcgagagctggaccataaggaaggctgagcgaaggaagatcgatgcttttgaactgtggtgttggaggaaaattctgagagtgccttggactgccagaagatcaaaccagtccatcctccaggaaataaagccagactgctcacttgagggaatgatattaaaggcaaaactgaaatactttggccacatcatgagaagacaggacaccctggagaagatgctgatgctagggagagtggaaggcaaaaggaagaggggccgaccaagggcaagatggatggatgatattctagaggtgacggactcgtccctgggggagctgggggtgttgacgaccgacaggaagctctggcgtgggctggtccatgaagtcacgaagagtcggaagcgactaaacgaataaacaacaacaacactaataTAGTCTGATGCACCATTAAAACCTTAAAGTGTTATAAGGTATTTCATACCCAATTTATAGTCAAAATATGTCTCTATTGGACTTTAAAGTTACTTGGTATGCATATTGCTATTCTTagttattttcttattatttattttctataccacctttattattatttttataaataactcaaggcagcaaacataccacatactccttcctcctcctattttccccacaacaacaaccctgtgattgggctgagagagagggactgacccaaggtcacccagctggctttcatgcctaaggcgggactagaactcacagactcctggtttctagcccagcacattaaccactagaccaaactggctcttatgctGTAAACAAAGTCTTACTggcaaaacaaaagaatgaaaagaagagTACAAAGAACTCAGGGCAAGAACAGGGCCTATGAGGTTTGGATTGAGTACAGACTGGACCATACACATGGTTACGTTTATGGAAGCCAAGTCTACCAGAAGATATAACCTTGCAGAATCTGAATCAAAGTTCAGATTAGGCTTGAACTGAAGACTTATTTAAATTAGCTTGGTCTTCCTTTGCAAAATCAAGGTCTGAAACAGAGATTGCTGTACTGTAAAGAATCCATATTGTGTTTCTCTCTCTATTGAACAGCAAAGATCAGAGCAATGAAAATAAAAGCATGTGATTTATGTTCATGTCAGGATTTGATGGACAATAAATCACAGAAATATATATTGTGGGAACTTACTTTGAAGCCTGAAGGAGTGAAGATAATGTACCTGCACTTCctcataattaaaattaacaactgaaatatACCTTAGTTTATAGTACCCCATTTGACCATAGACGAATACTAAACTTGCTAGAACATATTGGAATATATAATACTTACAGATAGAAATAAAGTTAAGAAGAATTTACATTGCTGTTGCTTAATTACATTTAATGTTGCGTCAACATTGTGATATTACCTTTCCATATTATTTTCATTGTAATGTAGTACTCCAATACAGtgttattttaataaacataaaaaatacaaGTGTGATTTCATCTTGCTTCAATAACTTTGAAAGTCAGCATTAGCTTTGCAGTGCCTCAGTCATAAGCAATCCATCCCAACTCACAGGAGTCTCATATTTTGTTTCATTGGTGCATTGTTGTATCATACACTTacttcatttttagttttaacTCTTACAGTCTGACCAAGGCAAATTGAATGAGATTTGGGCACCAAAGACAAAACATTTGGAATAGAAAAATTCatgacttggctactgaaaagaGAGTCCAGGTACAATTAAGAAGCATAGGATCAAAGAAACTAGTCCTGTTTTGGTCTATAAATCCATCAATATAATGTCAGTGTTagctcatattattattattattattattattctggaaTGTTCTAAGAGAGCCAATAAGAATCCAGAGAAGTATCAACCAATGAAGTTTGGAGATTATATCATGAGATATCATGCCTACACCACTGATACAAATATCAGTACAAATGTTGACATTAACTAGTGAATTTTGTCTTCAGAACTACTttcattttttacctttccaTATTTTTCTCTGTACTCCTGGCCTTTTATCTGAACTTGAAAATCATCTAAAAATTTTGAGACTTCCACTGAAGTGATAAATGTAATACCTTTCTTTATGCTTATATTTTTAGAATGCTGAAATATGTTTACACTGGGAATAAGGCTAGCAAGGGTTGGATTTAAAAGactgttttttaatttaatgtgctTTTTGTCACTGATTATGCCTTGAGTTTCTGGTTTGCCATTTATTATGAATTCAACCAAATAGATTGCAACACTTCATTTGATTAATCTTGCTTTGAACAATTAATATTCTTTACTCAGTACATCATATTCTTTATTATGGACACAATATTCTTTATTATGAAATCATGATATTCCATGACTTGCTACCAGTttgtttataacattttaaattattcttttttgaTGCAATCTTAATTTAGTGATCATCAGCTTGCCaggccaaaaggaaaaaagaatacagCTTTCATTTATTGCAATTTCATTCAAGGATGATATATGTCCTTCCTGTTCTAGTCATCTACACTTTTACTATGACCTAGGAATTCAGATGGATGTTCTACTGGCATCCAAAGCCTAAGAACTGATGAAAGAAACCTTCCACAGAGAAAACACTAGAATATCCAAAAAGTACTCACCATTGTTGGCTCAAACTCCAATGCAATGGCTCCTAAAGCATTTTCTAGGATGCTTTTTCTACTGATATCCATAACAAGTATCTCTGTGGGCTCAGATAGTTTACGAATGTCCCACCACAAAACCTGGCAAAAGAGAAATGCATGTTACTGCTATTATGTTTCTTGAATTGGCCCATGTTTACATGGTTAGTTTAAATTGAGATGGCAGCAATATGATTGCATGGGAAATGTTTGCTATCCTATGCTTACCATTGATTTACTCAATTTTTCCCCAAGTTAATGACTTTTTGCCCATTTTTCCATCTGGAACTAGGGTTGGAAGCTGTAACTACTGTAGCCTATTGCTCTTAAggttggtttaatttttttctatataaATGTCACCATAGATTTTTTGTTAAAAGGTAATGCCTAGAATTTTTTTATCGGTCATTATATCTATATTGCTATACTTAAACTTCCATTTTCAGCAGTCTAGACCTTAAGAGACACCTACTATATAAAACTATGTTCTGAAATGTCCAACTTGGTTTTATACCCAACAGTTGTTCTAGAGTATTTTATGTGCTTAGAAATTACCCTAGTCTTTAGTATAAATCTAAATTCTGCTATTACTCTCCTAGCTCAGATCTTTCTGTGACAATTTAATGTTCCATAGTTGAATAAATATGTGATGGATAAAGATACAGAAACTTAAATTGACTGCTCTTAGGATATACAAATCATCAGCTAGATTCTCCTAGATACTGGTATCATAGGTAGCTTATCAAATGCTAAGTATCAAATTGTTATCAAATGTTGTCTGTCACTGAGTTAGCCAAGACTAGATGATGAATAACAAGTGcacaagctatttttaaaataatagagcGCAGAGTCAAACCACTGCAACCCAAAGTGGCTCTTATTTCTCTGAGCTCTGGAATGGTTGTTGCGCCTACTTTCTGACACAAAGACTACCAATTATGTTATAGGTAGTTGCGACAAGCCACATTACTGTATCTGTGTCTAGCCTTCTTTATTTTAACCTGTCCATCAGTGGAGCCTGAGAAGCAATCAGTTCCTGTTTTTGACTGCAGCCAGATAGCATTATACACAGGATCCCGATGACTAAGCTCAACTGTAGTTAATTCCACAGGTAGTGATCCTTTCCGGGTGTCCCAGTAAGCTGAGGAACAGTGAAAGACAATTGAGAAATATTACtggtgtttcatttttatttattcattataattatttattaaaaaacaatTGAAAATGACTTACAGGTAATACAAACAATTGCAGGTAAACTTACAGTAAATAATACAGTAAATCAAAGGAATAAAAACCCTGGTAGTGTCCTCCTCACAGAGCTTTGGTGGAAATGGCCTGATGGGGCAGTGATAGTGATGGTGGTATGAAGAGCTCAGCTGAGCTGGCTCCAGGGATGAGCTTCACCCACTTTCCTCTCTACTATCTACTCTCAATCTTCTGTATTAAAGCTGTCAGCTATCTTCCCTTAAAAATTAAGTTAACACAATTTTATTGCATCTGGGATATTACATTACACAATATCCAAGCTCGGGTATTTAATATACATCAGTTTTTCTAGTTATCAATCTGCAGGGGAATGCTCCAGTTGATTTATTTGTTGTTCTTCAGCCACAGTGAATCTtgctgtcaaaatgtgcattttaacACAGTGCTTCTTTACTAAAGTCCAAAAGTTACTTTAAggagcattttaaaaatcaaatatacaTTCTAACTATGTAAGTTCCCATTTAGTTTTCAAGGgcaaaatgaaacaataaatctGTCATACTGCCCTAATGTTGGCTCATATCATTTGCTGTGAAGTTCATTCCTTCATTAGCTAATGTTATCAAAAGATTCAAAAGACATGAAAGAGCACGTTAGGGTAGTGGTGTGCAGAAGGCTTCCCTGTCCTCTGACAAATGCAGCGGCCACACTGTTATCTGTATACTCAGCCAGCAAGTCCTTACATAAGCCAGCCAAACATGCAGCTGGTGGTGATACTACAGCACACATCAGCAAAGCTATCACATGTATTCATGCATCCATCCCTAAGACGTAAGGGAACTAATTGCCACAATGTTTTCCTAGTATATGCATCATCCAAGAAGCAGAGTCAGAAAAGAGTATGTCCCTCCCCGCCAATGATGCGCTTATGATTATTTTGATTTATCAGTTGCCTTTCTAAAGGAGAAAAAAGTTACATGTGGTGCTCTCATGCCTGCTACAGAATTGGCCTATGGTAAAATCCTTGCATTATAGAGTTACCCTTCTCTTCTCTGATGTTGGCTGGGTTTCTGCAGATGCAGCATTGAAATGCTTTTGCTATCTGTGGTTCATATATATAATTTGGCAACTGGAAAAGACAGAAATGCTTCTCACTGGGCCATTACTGATTGTGTGGGGAGACCTGTGAAGGATGAAGCAGAATCAGTTCTGTGTTCCTGATAGTGACAAAACTCTGTAATGTGATTGCTGTTGAAAATGGCAACTGAAACGTTATAGGAGGTACATTTAACCACATGCAAGTAGAGAATAGGATCAGAAATTGATACAGCAAATACGGGCCAATTCATCctattttattttcagcaatTCGTCAACCAAGAGTAAGATTACTTTTTCTTTACATTCATTATTAGGTTTCCCTTACCAATCTGTCCATTGTAACATCCTCCAATTAGGATATGTGAATCTTTGGGGTTATACTCTAAGCAAACCAGAGGTGAAGCAGGATGGAAAACgatatctggtttattgggaaCTTCTaacaaaagggagaaaaaagattgATGTATGGAAGAAACGAAACAAGCCTGGTACAGCTGCCCCCAAGTTTCCAATTCTCAAGAAATGGGGGGAtgatgtatctattttattcttcctcttctccccaccACCCATCTTTTCCCCTTAGGTACTATAAACAATCACATCCGCTCCCAGGTCTGCTTGCACTAGAAAACATGGCAAAGTCATCTGAAAAACAAATGTGCATCAAAAGGCAGAACAGAAAACTGAGAGTGAGACTGGCTTACACCGCTTATTAGAAGAGTCTTGTACGATATATACAGTCGTAAAATCATTAGCTTTTTGAGAAGTAGCATGCATTTCTGTACAAGTGAAAGAAGCAACCAATATGGAAATCAGGATATCAACCTTTAAACAAGCCAGTTAAAAAACTGCCTTCTTGTACAAAAGTCGTAACTGCAGTCTTTTCCCCCACTTACCAAGGTCCCATATATATGAGTCATAGCACATATCTTTTGAACTCCGTTGGAACTCAAGGTTGGAATAAGCTACGGCCAACTTCCGGCTTCGGTCAGGGTGCCAGGAGAGATGAGTGGCTGTTCTTTTAATTGGGTTTGGGTCCCTTttacataaaagcaaaataaatacacaattaaCATGCATCCATTTGATAAGATGGGTTGTATTATGACATTTCCCTGAGAAATGTGTTCTACGTACATCTGTCATAGCACTTCATGCTTTAAAAAGACCCCTGAGAGCAGATTCACTGGGCTGGTAAgtggaaaaaatacataaaagcatCCTAGTTTAAGTCCCAAATGCCTACAAACCCATTCACTGAAAAGTAATTACTTAGTTACTTTAAGACCACATGACTTGATGTCATGCTCcttgatcaaatgttcccagaacatcttatcgtgctcacatccattttggtgcaatgcgtgtcaacctgcgagttgaccagcagggagggggagcatgattggagtgtgaatcatcttgtttgggctatctttcagcaccaaggtcatccatgGAGAACTGTTACAACCATCTGCTGgcaagaggaggagggggcgcatacctaagggggcagtgggggggattTGGAGTTACTGAgattttaattgtagaaatgcgcgggaaatttcattcacaactttttcctctgtactgaatgctttgcaCCCATTAAAACAGATTTcgaagcaaaagcttatgagtcgtaattaaATGAGTGCATGAGCGTTACAGTCATCACACTTGAACATAACATGCTCTCATATAAATTAAGAACACTGATGTACTCTTTTCAGTATTGTCTATATACTGCCAGCAACTCTCTTCTGTATTCTGCATTGGGTAAATATATGAATTTTTCTATGCAATACATTGACACAAATAGGCACCAAAATGGAAATTTTCAAAAACCAGTAAGAGAAAACGTTATCAATTGAGTTTAAGATAGCTACCTTGAACAAGGGAATTTTCCTTAGGAGACTCATACTACAGTAACAGCTGAATTACAATTTAATCATAAAACAGCTGAAGTCCAGTTTATCAAAAGCTTCAGTTCTGCATCCAAGGAGTTGAATTAAAATAATATGGAGTTATCTCACTGCATGTGTCAATTAGTCTACCATTTCAATACAAGAATGTAACTAGATCCATGCTCCCCCTGCTGACAACCAAATGCCAATAGGAAAACCTCAAGCAAGAAGTAAGTGCCCTTGTACTAATTTTCTTTTGCAACCACAAAACATGGCCTGTCCTGACTTGGAGGTAATATCTAGGCAAGTAAGCTATGATTTTTctaaaatgtgtatgatcaataTGGTTTTATTAATTATCACTTTTAAACTTCAATGCTACTGTCTGTtctttctgcatttcattttcctctggCCTCATTCATAATACAGCTGGGTAGCAGCAACCAGTTGACCTTGACTGACCTGGAAAAGCTAACCAGAGTCAGATCTGGTTGTACTTAGATGAAGGATTACCAGGAATACCTAGctggactgggaaattgaaaaaaaatatattgaaagaaGCCAGTGGCAAACTGTATTGTTGCTAAGAGAACAACATGGACTtatccatgtggtcaccaggcatcaagctcagcttgaaggaAGTTTTCTTTGTCACTGTTTACAATTTCCTCCATCCCACATACATTCTGCTGTctgtatctataaataaatcagtcTGCAACCTGTGACAACTCATACTTCTATAAAAACTGAGCTTAGTTCACAAAAGTTTGTGCTATTGAATATTTGTTAATCTGTATGGCAtcactgttttgttgttgttgttgttccagtAGACTAGCATGGCTCTCTAACCTCTACAACAACCAGCAGAAGTTCTTCAAATTTATCCAGCCCTATATAGAAAGTAGGAAGGAGGATGAGTGAAGAATCAGTCTTCTATCTGCCATTTTATACCTTCTCTGGTTGCTTTGAGCTATTTGCTGGTAAAAAGGATTTCTAACCTCACATATCCTTATGGCATGGGATTCTCCTTAAGTAGTCTTAATAGAGAGAGATGAAAAGGTTGTACTAAGTCCATATCACCCTGAAAAGCTGATTGAACATAGCCAGGAATAAATTCATAGAACTTGTATTCAGGGACTATCAAAAACTAACAATTTGAAGTAACTTGCATTCTGCAAATATAGCCTATCTAGATAATTTACTATGATTAATGTCTACTACACTTCTTAGAACAACAGTTTGCTGCTTTTTCCATGACATCAACAGCTATTTACAGCAACCATTCTAGCAACAGCTTCTCTGATTGGATTAAAGCAAATCCTGAAAATTTGTTTTTAGCTGTTACCTGAAGACATTAATAGTTTTTGCTGATGGTGCCTCTTCGGTAACTGCAGCTGTCTCCTCATCCTCAAAGTACTCTTCATAGATGTTGATGGCATTGTTCTGTTTGATGCAGTGATCCATCAACTATTTTAATAAAGCAATTGAGTCAATCTATGGATGGCCATGTAATTATTTGGCAGATGTAACAGGGAcaaagatggaaaaggaaaagaaaaaataaggaaagcaaTATCCAAGTTTTGTTACAGACCAATATATAACTAAGTGGAATAAAAAATGCTTACACTGCCCAGCTGGGTAATGACATTGATGTAGTTCTCATCCTTCTCAACCTTTTTCCGAAAACGAATGGTCTGTTCCATTTCTAGTGGGTTGACATCTTTAGGCCAGCCACCTTCCAAGTGGTTAATACCTCGAGTCTCCATTTCAAACCTTTCTGTGTTAATCTAATCCAGAGGAAAGTCAAAGCTACCTTTGgattgtggttttttgtttttatatttcatcatgaaagttttcaaatataaaaccattatcAACAGTAGTTAATACCACTAACATAAGTGATATATCAGCAgcacttttgctttctttttgtacaCATACATTAAGCTTTACAGTGATAGTTATAAATGTTGCAGTACGCAGAGAATATCTTGATGACTGATGGATTTGCCATCCATCATGTCAAATAGAGATTATTCATATGATTTGGAGAAAGAACAGCACTGTAAACacaataaattattaaatgtcTTAAGATAATATTAAACCACACAACACatcacaaaaatataaaaatataaaaatatctgtTTACCAATGATCATCAAAACTTCTGCTTTTCATCTTACTTTATATTTACTATTATACATATTAATACTACTGTATATAGGCAGGTTTGTACCTCAGAATTGGCTATTTATTTTTGGAACCCAATCCTTCCAAAACAATGCATAGAAACTGTTCACAGAGGCTTTAGCATGGATCATATGCACAGGTATATTCTTCAGTTCTTAGTATATGAATATATAAAGCTGCTTTACATCAAAAATCCACAGACCCTTCTAGTCTAATATTGTCTATTTACTCTTGGAGGAGTAACAGTGAGGTGTGTCAAACAGAGATTATTCATATGATTTGCTACCTGAGATTCTTTAATAAGATCTGGcacaacttaaataaataaatgccaagaaTGTGTTCTGCTACAGAATTAAGGATCCTCTCCAGAGAAATGCAATGTACATGGCTATGAACAGCTACATGAATGAAAGGAATTTTATGAAGAAAACCAATGGCCAATTCCTTCAAGTAAGCTTATATATGATGGTAGGAATTAGAGCTTTTCTAAGAGAGATTTTAGTTAGGTTTCTGTGAGTTTTTGTGCATTAATTTGCTGGTTGGGTCTGTGGTCAGCCCAGGATCATCCCTGCTCTCAGGTTTTAGAGGTTTCATAATGCATTAAAATCCTGCACTATATATCTGAAAATGGGATAAAGGACAACACAAGAAATTATATCATCTTTAAATGTCATCAAACCATAGTCCAAGAATTGACATGGCCAAGGTCTGAAAATGCCACCTTTGACTGGATTTAGTCTTTTGTATGAGTGCATACAGTAAAACTTAATGGTGTGAAAATAAACCTTGCTTCTCTATTTTCTCTATTATAGATGTATACAATTATTGTGTTTAACTATTAATGCTAGAAgagcaatataaaaacaataaaaacttatGTGATTGGTTTTGTTCAAGCATGGGATGATAATGCAGTTTTTTTGTGGTAACAAATTAACATGTGAAACCTCAATTGCTTAAAGGCTATAGAAGGGACAATATGTTTTTTCTTAATTATTGTAGTTCACGCAGCAGTGGTCTTAAAAAGGGAACTGTATCTACATTttacagagaaaac
This window contains:
- the DNAI2 gene encoding dynein axonemal intermediate chain 2, which codes for MEIVYVYVKKRSEFGRQCNFSDRVAEISVDIQPDPQLATNFIEKDPIDTAVQCASDMSEHEINTERFEMETRGINHLEGGWPKDVNPLEMEQTIRFRKKVEKDENYINVITQLGSLMDHCIKQNNAINIYEEYFEDEETAAVTEEAPSAKTINVFRDPNPIKRTATHLSWHPDRSRKLAVAYSNLEFQRSSKDMCYDSYIWDLEVPNKPDIVFHPASPLVCLEYNPKDSHILIGGCYNGQIAYWDTRKGSLPVELTTVELSHRDPVYNAIWLQSKTGTDCFSGSTDGQVLWWDIRKLSEPTEILVMDISRKSILENALGAIALEFEPTMPTKFMVGTEQGIVISCNRKAKTPAEKIVCTYSGHHGPIYALSRNPFYPKNFLTVGDWTARIWSEESRESCIMWTKYHMAYLTDGCWSTTRPAVFFTTKMDGTLDVWDFLFKQNDPTLHLKVCDDPLFSLRLQDNGRFIGCGSKLGTVTLLEFSSGLCTLQRNEKNLASAMFERETKREKILEARHREMRLKEKTKLEGKDEEVKEEAEEEKPGETLERVRKEFLEVIEGELRRRERAQNKLKVEQEREFEDDENEIILPKEEKEEKEE